A region from the Halosolutus gelatinilyticus genome encodes:
- a CDS encoding BCCT family transporter: MSDAEKGMVGEFFEEIDPTVFLFGALLTVGVIAAFFIDQEFVSNGISTVQTEVLAYLNWALLVIVFLIVIFLLFLIVGPWGKIKMGDSDPEYSFLSFFAMLYSAGFAAGVVFWGPTEALFYYDSPSPLFGIEAGTSEAVPIAIQQTLFHWALPQLAVFTIMGLAIGYFAYNYENVPLRVSSALTPIIGADNLDGPVAKVVDILAVFATIGGVATSLGFIGSQFIAGLNYQWGISLGNVGILLVVTMMTLLFTISMVLGVDKGIRRLSNFNMVLFVVLMVATFFLGPTLFLLLLGSQAVGGMITDFVSMSLYTGAGDEGGTAWVNTWTVFYWAWALSWSPFAGLFIARISKGRTVREVAFTGIVATSAATIPWFTFVGGTALMYHHNGTADFSTVIANNTPELSGFILFEAFPLGTVFMIAFMVLVTTFFVTSADSSTLAVSMMTTGGKARPSTINRIFWGVVLGVTAAILMIIGGNDGTGALQDAVIITGAPFAFVCFLAMLSLIKNFGSNYGRVLLQDETVLVGSSATTEPESPPGGPVESDDD; encoded by the coding sequence ATGAGCGATGCCGAGAAGGGGATGGTCGGCGAATTCTTCGAGGAGATCGATCCGACGGTTTTCTTGTTCGGTGCGTTGCTTACGGTCGGCGTGATTGCAGCGTTCTTCATCGACCAAGAGTTCGTCTCGAACGGGATTTCGACCGTCCAGACCGAGGTCCTCGCCTATCTGAACTGGGCACTACTGGTGATCGTATTCCTGATCGTCATCTTCCTCCTGTTCCTGATCGTCGGGCCGTGGGGCAAGATCAAGATGGGAGACTCGGATCCGGAGTACAGTTTCCTGTCGTTCTTCGCGATGCTGTACTCCGCCGGGTTCGCAGCCGGTGTCGTGTTCTGGGGACCGACGGAGGCGCTGTTCTACTACGATTCCCCGTCACCGCTGTTCGGCATCGAGGCCGGGACGAGCGAGGCGGTCCCAATCGCGATCCAGCAGACACTGTTCCACTGGGCGCTGCCACAGCTGGCCGTGTTCACGATCATGGGGCTCGCGATCGGATACTTCGCGTACAACTACGAGAACGTCCCGCTCCGCGTCTCTTCGGCGCTGACGCCGATCATCGGCGCCGATAACCTCGACGGCCCGGTCGCAAAGGTCGTCGACATCCTCGCCGTCTTCGCGACGATCGGTGGCGTGGCGACCTCACTCGGCTTCATCGGGAGCCAGTTCATCGCTGGCCTTAACTACCAGTGGGGGATCAGCCTGGGGAACGTCGGTATCCTCCTCGTGGTGACGATGATGACGCTCCTCTTTACGATCTCGATGGTGCTCGGGGTCGACAAGGGGATCCGCAGATTATCGAACTTCAACATGGTGCTGTTCGTCGTGCTCATGGTTGCGACGTTCTTCCTGGGACCGACGCTGTTCTTGCTCCTGCTCGGCTCACAGGCTGTGGGCGGAATGATCACCGATTTCGTCTCTATGAGCCTTTACACCGGTGCCGGCGACGAAGGTGGCACGGCGTGGGTCAACACATGGACTGTCTTCTATTGGGCGTGGGCGCTCTCGTGGTCACCGTTCGCTGGCCTGTTCATCGCCCGCATCTCCAAGGGTCGGACCGTCCGCGAGGTCGCGTTCACGGGGATCGTCGCGACCTCTGCGGCGACCATCCCGTGGTTCACGTTTGTCGGCGGCACTGCCCTGATGTACCACCACAATGGCACGGCCGACTTCAGCACCGTCATCGCCAACAACACACCGGAACTGTCGGGCTTCATCCTCTTCGAGGCGTTCCCCCTTGGAACCGTGTTCATGATCGCCTTCATGGTTCTCGTAACGACATTCTTCGTCACGTCGGCCGACTCCTCGACGCTGGCCGTCTCGATGATGACGACCGGCGGCAAGGCCCGCCCATCGACCATCAACCGGATCTTCTGGGGCGTCGTCCTCGGCGTGACCGCGGCGATCCTCATGATCATCGGCGGCAACGACGGAACCGGCGCGCTTCAGGACGCCGTCATCATCACCGGCGCACCGTTCGCCTTCGTCTGCTTCCTCGCGATGCTCTCGCTGATCAAGAACTTCGGCTCGAACTACGGCCGCGTGCTCCTGCAAGATGAAACCGTCCTCGTGGGCTCGAGCGCGACGACTGAACCCGAATCGCCGCCCGGCGGCCCCGTCGAATCGGACGACGACTGA
- a CDS encoding CDP-2,3-bis-(O-geranylgeranyl)-sn-glycerol synthase, which yields MAVIETIVVAFWAMLPAYVPNNAAVLAGGGRPIDGGRTWDGKRVLGDGKTWRGTAAGILAGLALAAVLSVLADDVSAAIGVDVPAFEPLAAIGLATGAMLGDILASFLKRRTGRQRGAMFPGLDQLDFVVVSLPLTALLATGWFREVFTWDVVLVVVVLTPVLHVATNVIAYKLGLKNEPW from the coding sequence ATGGCAGTGATCGAGACGATCGTCGTCGCCTTCTGGGCGATGTTACCCGCGTACGTCCCCAACAACGCCGCGGTGCTGGCCGGCGGTGGTCGGCCGATCGACGGCGGCCGAACGTGGGACGGCAAGCGGGTCCTCGGAGACGGAAAAACGTGGCGTGGAACGGCCGCGGGCATTCTCGCCGGACTGGCGCTCGCGGCCGTCCTGTCGGTTCTCGCGGACGACGTCAGCGCGGCGATCGGGGTCGACGTCCCGGCGTTCGAACCGCTGGCCGCGATCGGACTCGCCACCGGGGCGATGCTGGGCGACATCCTCGCGTCGTTCCTCAAGCGACGGACCGGTCGCCAGCGCGGAGCGATGTTCCCCGGGCTCGATCAGCTGGATTTCGTCGTCGTCTCGCTCCCGCTGACGGCCCTGCTCGCGACAGGCTGGTTCCGCGAAGTGTTCACGTGGGACGTGGTCCTCGTCGTGGTCGTCCTCACGCCCGTCCTGCACGTGGCGACGAACGTGATCGCGTACAAGCTGGGACTGAAGAACGAACCCTGGTGA
- a CDS encoding aspartate aminotransferase family protein: protein MTAGPPIEDLHYEEAPKVDSVPGPRSRELLEKQREIDSSAVAYPDDIPVAFEEGSGATVRDVDGNAYIDMFAGIGVLNVGHANPYVLEAVHEQADKLVHTVDFPTDARLELIEKLDEIAPDGLRGSNKVVFGGPTGSDAIEASIKLAKYNTGGDGLIAFRGSYHGATTGAMSVTSNTKFKGHYTPLLSDVVHAPYPYPVHMGKDPQEAVDHALEEVQAIVEDPYGGLANPAGIFVEPIQGEGGVVTPPEGFLQGLRDIADDNDIPLVFDEIQSGFGRTGEWWASDWAGVTPDAMTSAKALGGVGFPLSATIYHEDLDTWGAGDHAGTYRGHVVAMRAGTRAIEYIQERDLLAHARELGEYIQDRLNEAAEETDRLVDVRGRGLFIGAEFVDADGAPDGDLVDAIQQYCFERGVLVWTAGRHGSILRLLPPLVLTHDLAETALDVIVDAIEHATEEAAQTA, encoded by the coding sequence ATGACGGCAGGCCCACCGATCGAAGACCTACACTACGAGGAAGCGCCGAAGGTCGACAGCGTTCCCGGGCCGCGGTCCCGGGAACTGCTCGAAAAACAGCGCGAGATCGACAGCAGCGCCGTCGCCTACCCCGACGACATCCCCGTCGCCTTCGAGGAGGGCAGCGGCGCGACCGTTCGCGACGTCGACGGCAACGCGTACATCGACATGTTCGCGGGGATCGGCGTGCTCAACGTCGGCCACGCGAACCCCTACGTGCTCGAGGCCGTCCACGAGCAGGCGGACAAACTGGTGCACACGGTCGACTTCCCGACCGACGCGCGCCTCGAGTTGATCGAAAAACTCGACGAGATCGCCCCCGACGGACTTCGAGGATCCAACAAGGTCGTCTTCGGCGGTCCCACCGGCAGCGACGCGATCGAGGCGTCGATCAAGCTCGCCAAGTACAACACCGGCGGCGACGGCCTCATCGCGTTCCGCGGGTCCTACCACGGCGCGACGACCGGCGCGATGAGCGTCACCTCCAACACGAAGTTCAAGGGCCACTACACGCCACTGCTCTCGGACGTCGTGCACGCGCCCTACCCGTACCCGGTCCACATGGGAAAAGATCCGCAGGAAGCGGTCGACCACGCCCTCGAGGAGGTGCAGGCGATCGTCGAGGATCCGTACGGCGGCCTCGCCAACCCCGCCGGCATCTTCGTCGAACCGATCCAGGGCGAGGGCGGCGTCGTGACCCCTCCGGAGGGGTTCCTGCAGGGGCTTCGCGACATCGCCGACGACAACGACATCCCGCTCGTCTTCGACGAGATCCAGAGCGGATTCGGCCGCACCGGCGAGTGGTGGGCCAGCGACTGGGCGGGCGTGACGCCCGACGCGATGACCTCCGCCAAAGCGCTCGGCGGCGTCGGATTTCCGCTGTCGGCGACGATCTACCACGAGGATCTCGACACGTGGGGAGCGGGCGACCACGCCGGCACCTACCGCGGTCACGTGGTCGCGATGCGGGCCGGGACTCGCGCGATCGAGTACATCCAGGAACGCGACCTGCTGGCCCACGCCCGCGAACTCGGCGAGTACATTCAGGACCGGCTGAACGAAGCGGCCGAGGAGACCGATCGGCTCGTCGACGTGCGCGGACGGGGCCTGTTCATCGGCGCCGAGTTCGTCGACGCGGACGGCGCCCCGGACGGCGACCTCGTCGACGCCATCCAGCAGTACTGTTTCGAGCGCGGCGTCCTCGTCTGGACCGCTGGCCGGCACGGTAGCATCCTTCGACTCCTGCCGCCGCTCGTGCTCACGCACGACCTCGCCGAGACGGCCCTGGACGTCATCGTAGACGCGATCGAACACGCGACCGAAGAGGCCGCACAAACCGCCTGA
- a CDS encoding aminotransferase class III-fold pyridoxal phosphate-dependent enzyme: MDRDTAEPDAGELPGPNAQRWVDFHQEYSAPSEYSHEFVWDVTREADGPFVTDVDGNVLLDFTCHIGAAPLGYNNEKITSKLREFDLVEPMKIAGQDMYFGAGSDPAEAEFPGSSHLMERLVNVSSQYGMDTVFLSNSGAEAVENAMKIAHDHRAPAKYGVAFAGSFHGRTLGTLSITKSKSVYTRHYPEIGGIETIPFCDCRARDSSGDPCDCGFFTGSSSRLRGTLSPEGGHIDPDEIAFLILEPIQGVGGYRFPSEGFVQEVADVTDEYDIPLVVDEIQSGVGRTGEIWASDHYPIEPDVIASAKALRVGATISRSEVFPSEKNRLGSTFGGGDLLGSMMGAFTLEAIEEHDLLDNATRRGEQAKELLRDGAPSHVEDVRGTGLMLAVEFDTPERRTAVVQEALRRGLLTLGCGKKTVRLLPPLDSTEREIELGVSIFREAIEAAGTTAKVA; encoded by the coding sequence ATGGATAGGGACACGGCGGAACCCGACGCGGGCGAGCTTCCGGGTCCGAACGCGCAGCGATGGGTCGACTTCCATCAGGAGTACTCCGCGCCCAGCGAGTACTCCCACGAGTTCGTCTGGGACGTCACCCGCGAGGCCGACGGCCCGTTCGTCACGGACGTCGACGGCAACGTGTTGCTCGATTTCACCTGTCACATCGGCGCGGCGCCGCTCGGCTACAACAACGAGAAGATCACGTCGAAACTCCGCGAGTTCGACCTCGTCGAGCCGATGAAGATCGCCGGCCAGGACATGTACTTCGGAGCCGGTTCCGACCCCGCCGAGGCCGAGTTTCCGGGCTCGAGCCACCTGATGGAGAGACTCGTCAACGTCTCGAGCCAGTACGGGATGGACACGGTCTTCCTTTCGAACTCCGGCGCGGAGGCCGTCGAGAACGCGATGAAGATCGCCCACGACCACCGGGCGCCTGCGAAGTACGGCGTGGCCTTCGCCGGCAGCTTCCACGGCCGGACCCTGGGGACGCTCTCGATCACGAAGTCCAAGTCGGTCTACACGCGCCACTACCCCGAGATCGGCGGCATCGAAACGATCCCGTTTTGCGACTGTCGGGCCCGCGACAGTTCCGGCGACCCCTGCGACTGCGGATTCTTCACCGGATCGAGCTCGCGGCTCCGCGGCACCCTCTCGCCGGAGGGCGGTCACATTGATCCCGACGAGATCGCCTTCTTGATCCTCGAGCCGATCCAGGGCGTCGGCGGCTACCGCTTCCCGAGCGAGGGGTTCGTACAGGAGGTCGCTGACGTCACCGACGAGTACGACATTCCGCTGGTCGTCGACGAGATCCAATCCGGCGTCGGTCGCACCGGCGAGATCTGGGCTTCGGATCACTACCCGATCGAACCCGACGTCATCGCCAGCGCGAAGGCGCTGCGCGTCGGCGCGACCATCTCCCGATCGGAGGTGTTCCCCAGCGAGAAGAACCGCCTGGGATCGACGTTCGGCGGCGGCGATCTGCTGGGTTCGATGATGGGCGCGTTCACGCTGGAGGCGATCGAGGAGCACGACCTGCTCGACAACGCTACCCGACGCGGCGAGCAGGCGAAAGAACTGCTCCGGGACGGCGCGCCGTCCCACGTCGAGGACGTCCGCGGCACGGGACTGATGCTCGCGGTCGAGTTCGACACGCCGGAGCGACGCACCGCCGTGGTCCAGGAGGCGCTGCGACGCGGTCTGCTCACGCTCGGCTGCGGGAAGAAGACTGTCCGGCTGCTCCCGCCGCTGGACTCGACCGAGCGCGAGATCGAACTCGGCGTCTCGATCTTCCGCGAGGCGATCGAAGCGGCCGGAACGACCGCGAAGGTCGCCTAG
- a CDS encoding NAD(P)-dependent oxidoreductase, whose product MSENPDIVVLREGTEGLSMESYVETLRERLPDSDVALARTPKEERELVPKAQVVTGITIEEDLLERADRLELFACTFAGTDHVPMDALDEHGVAVTNAGGIHAPGIAEQAIGNVLVFARRLHEGWRRKRNGEWRHFQSYEFTDSTVTIVGLGSIGREVVKRLQGFEVETIGIRYTPEKGGPTDEVLGFDEDDIHEAFARSDYVVVACPLNDLTRGLVSEAELATLPPNAVVVNAARGGIVDTDALVSALQTEGIRGAALDVTDPEPLPNDHPLWDLENCLITPHTGGHTPKHWDRLADIVAHNVAALDEGGELENAVLVPGSS is encoded by the coding sequence ATGAGCGAGAATCCAGATATCGTCGTTCTCCGAGAGGGGACGGAGGGACTGTCGATGGAATCGTACGTCGAAACGCTGCGCGAGCGACTGCCCGACTCCGACGTGGCGCTGGCGCGAACGCCGAAGGAGGAGCGCGAACTCGTCCCGAAGGCGCAAGTGGTGACCGGGATCACGATCGAGGAGGACCTCCTCGAACGAGCCGATCGGCTCGAGTTGTTCGCGTGCACGTTCGCGGGCACGGACCACGTGCCGATGGACGCGCTCGACGAGCACGGCGTCGCCGTCACGAACGCGGGCGGTATCCACGCGCCGGGCATCGCCGAGCAGGCGATCGGGAACGTGCTCGTGTTCGCCCGGCGGCTCCACGAGGGGTGGCGCCGCAAGCGAAACGGCGAGTGGCGTCACTTCCAATCGTACGAGTTCACGGACAGCACCGTGACGATCGTCGGCCTCGGTTCGATCGGGCGGGAGGTCGTCAAGCGACTCCAGGGGTTCGAGGTCGAGACGATCGGCATCCGCTACACGCCCGAGAAGGGCGGTCCGACCGACGAGGTGCTCGGCTTCGACGAGGACGATATTCACGAGGCCTTCGCCCGCAGCGACTACGTCGTCGTCGCCTGCCCGCTCAACGACCTGACCCGCGGGCTCGTCAGCGAGGCGGAACTGGCGACGCTCCCGCCGAACGCGGTCGTCGTCAACGCCGCCCGCGGCGGGATCGTCGACACCGACGCGCTCGTCTCGGCGCTGCAGACCGAGGGGATCCGCGGCGCCGCGCTCGACGTGACCGATCCCGAACCGCTTCCGAACGACCACCCGCTCTGGGATCTCGAGAACTGCCTCATCACGCCCCACACGGGCGGCCACACGCCGAAACACTGGGATCGTCTCGCCGACATCGTCGCGCACAACGTCGCGGCGCTCGACGAGGGCGGCGAGCTGGAGAACGCGGTTCTCGTCCCCGGGTCGAGCTGA
- the ilvA gene encoding threonine ammonia-lyase, whose product MTGPRSPVTVEDVERARDRIDDVVHRTPLDTSRTFAEMSGAASVGLKLENVQRTGSFKIRGAYNKMAQLSPEERETGVIASSAGNHAQGVALAGDLLDVDTTIVVPEVTPAAKIDATRGYGAEVVVEGDIYERSYEYALERAEVSGRTFVHPFDDEAIIAGQGTIGFELLEQFPELDTVLVAIGGGGLISGVGTVLNAHDRDVRIVGVQPEGAAHAKPSLEAGEIRELSDVDTVAEGIADTRMLSTTFAVAREVVDDVVAVDDREIATAVALLAERAKTVAESAGAAPLAALLSHELDVAGEHVAVLVSGGNVNLTEHADLTRTGLAELGRYVDVRLAIEGWPTTLGAVMETVEDRGAELDRLERADRTAVDHPNRTPVTIGLEGSGPDHLREVLAALSEMQGVTIVERTPDVS is encoded by the coding sequence ATGACCGGGCCGCGATCGCCGGTCACCGTCGAGGACGTCGAGCGGGCCCGCGATCGGATCGACGATGTCGTCCACCGCACGCCGCTCGACACGTCGCGAACGTTCGCGGAGATGAGCGGCGCGGCCTCGGTCGGCCTCAAACTCGAGAACGTCCAACGGACGGGCTCGTTCAAGATCCGAGGCGCGTACAACAAGATGGCGCAGCTTTCGCCCGAGGAACGCGAAACCGGCGTCATCGCCTCGAGCGCCGGAAACCACGCCCAGGGCGTCGCGCTCGCCGGCGACCTGCTCGACGTGGACACCACGATCGTCGTGCCGGAGGTGACCCCCGCGGCGAAGATCGACGCGACGCGGGGCTACGGCGCCGAGGTCGTCGTCGAGGGGGACATTTACGAGCGCTCCTACGAGTACGCCCTCGAACGCGCCGAGGTGTCGGGCCGAACGTTCGTCCACCCCTTCGACGACGAGGCGATCATCGCCGGCCAGGGGACGATCGGGTTCGAACTGCTGGAGCAGTTCCCCGAACTGGACACCGTCCTCGTCGCGATCGGCGGCGGCGGCCTCATCTCGGGCGTCGGTACGGTTCTGAACGCCCACGATCGGGACGTTCGCATCGTCGGCGTCCAGCCCGAGGGCGCCGCCCACGCCAAACCGTCGCTTGAGGCCGGCGAGATCCGCGAACTGTCGGACGTCGACACAGTCGCGGAGGGGATCGCGGACACCCGCATGCTTTCGACCACCTTCGCGGTCGCCCGCGAGGTCGTCGACGACGTCGTGGCCGTCGACGATCGCGAGATCGCGACCGCGGTGGCACTGCTGGCCGAGCGGGCGAAGACCGTCGCCGAGAGCGCCGGCGCGGCGCCGCTGGCCGCGCTGCTGTCGCATGAACTCGACGTCGCGGGCGAGCACGTCGCCGTCCTCGTCTCCGGCGGGAACGTCAATCTCACCGAACACGCCGACCTGACCCGCACCGGGCTCGCCGAACTCGGGCGCTACGTCGACGTTCGCCTGGCGATCGAGGGCTGGCCGACGACGCTCGGGGCCGTGATGGAGACCGTCGAAGACCGCGGCGCCGAACTCGACCGGCTGGAACGCGCCGATCGGACCGCGGTCGATCACCCGAACCGAACGCCCGTGACGATCGGCCTCGAAGGCAGCGGACCGGATCACCTGCGCGAGGTGCTCGCGGCGCTCTCGGAGATGCAGGGCGTGACGATCGTCGAGCGGACTCCGGACGTCTCGTAG
- a CDS encoding Rid family detoxifying hydrolase: MTDAHPVETDDAPNSDNPYSQGIRTGDTLYVSGYGPVDPATGEAVDGDIRDQTDRVLDNVAAVVDEAGGDGLDDVVKVTVYLTDLEDYEHVNEAYGARFGEDPPARVCVEVSRLPEDVRVEMDAIAVC; encoded by the coding sequence ATGACCGACGCACATCCCGTCGAAACCGACGACGCACCGAACTCCGACAATCCGTACTCGCAGGGTATCCGCACCGGCGACACGCTCTACGTCTCCGGTTACGGGCCGGTCGATCCGGCGACGGGCGAGGCCGTCGACGGCGATATTCGAGACCAGACCGATCGCGTGCTCGACAACGTCGCCGCGGTCGTCGACGAGGCCGGCGGCGACGGACTCGACGATGTCGTGAAGGTCACCGTTTACCTCACCGATCTCGAGGATTACGAGCACGTCAACGAGGCCTACGGCGCGCGGTTCGGCGAGGACCCGCCGGCCAGAGTCTGCGTGGAGGTCTCGCGGCTTCCCGAGGACGTCCGCGTCGAGATGGACGCGATCGCCGTCTGCTGA
- a CDS encoding amidohydrolase: MAFDGRERLRDLRREFHRYPEPGWREYRTTGRIVDELERIGVDEIAVGREALASDARMAVPDAEELEPWFERARGAGVRSDVLERTADGHTGVVAVVEQGEGPSVGLRVDMDGISLRESDEPGHRPADEGFRSEHDGYMHACGHDAHVAIGLGAVEAIKASEFAGTFTVFFQPAEEISGGGKAMAEGGYLDGVEYLLAVHIGLNNPTGTVIAGVEKPLAMAHLTVTFEGASAHAGKAPNEGANAMQAMATAVQNAYAIPRHADGMTRVNFGRVDGGTASNVIAEEITLEGEVRGETTALMEYVRTELERVLYAAAEMHDCDVTPRMISESPRVDSDPELRDLVSSVAKRVPGVDTVLPSAEFGVSEDVTYLMDRVQSEGGLASYLLVGTDHPTNHHTPTFDVDEASLGIGVSVLADAAVELSRRHP; encoded by the coding sequence ATGGCATTCGACGGACGCGAACGGCTGCGCGACCTCCGGCGGGAGTTCCACCGATACCCCGAACCCGGCTGGCGGGAGTACCGGACCACGGGCCGGATCGTCGACGAACTCGAGCGGATCGGGGTCGACGAGATCGCGGTCGGCCGCGAGGCGCTCGCCTCCGATGCGCGGATGGCCGTCCCCGACGCCGAGGAACTCGAGCCCTGGTTCGAACGCGCACGCGGGGCCGGCGTCCGATCGGACGTGCTCGAGCGAACCGCCGACGGTCACACGGGGGTCGTCGCCGTCGTCGAGCAGGGCGAGGGCCCCTCGGTCGGGCTGCGCGTCGACATGGACGGGATCTCGTTGCGGGAGTCCGACGAACCCGGCCACCGACCGGCGGACGAGGGCTTTCGCTCCGAGCACGACGGCTACATGCACGCCTGCGGCCACGACGCGCACGTCGCGATCGGGCTGGGCGCGGTCGAGGCGATCAAGGCGAGCGAGTTTGCGGGGACGTTCACGGTGTTTTTCCAGCCGGCCGAGGAGATCTCCGGCGGCGGCAAGGCGATGGCCGAGGGCGGCTACCTCGACGGCGTCGAGTACCTGCTCGCGGTCCACATCGGACTCAACAATCCGACGGGGACCGTCATCGCCGGCGTCGAGAAACCGCTCGCCATGGCGCACCTGACGGTGACGTTCGAGGGGGCGAGCGCGCACGCGGGCAAGGCGCCGAACGAAGGGGCGAACGCGATGCAGGCGATGGCGACCGCGGTGCAGAACGCGTACGCGATCCCGCGCCACGCCGACGGGATGACCCGGGTGAACTTCGGTCGGGTCGACGGCGGGACCGCGAGCAACGTCATCGCCGAGGAGATCACGCTCGAAGGCGAGGTCCGCGGGGAGACGACGGCGCTCATGGAGTACGTGCGGACGGAACTCGAGCGCGTACTGTACGCCGCCGCGGAGATGCACGACTGCGACGTCACGCCCCGGATGATCAGCGAATCGCCGCGGGTCGATAGCGACCCCGAACTCCGCGACCTCGTGAGCTCCGTCGCGAAACGGGTCCCCGGCGTCGACACCGTGCTGCCGAGCGCGGAGTTCGGCGTCAGCGAAGACGTGACGTACCTGATGGATCGCGTCCAGAGCGAGGGCGGGCTGGCCTCGTACCTGCTCGTCGGCACCGACCACCCGACGAATCACCACACGCCGACGTTCGACGTAGACGAAGCGAGCCTGGGGATCGGCGTCTCGGTCCTCGCGGACGCCGCCGTCGAACTCTCCCGTCGACACCCGTAA
- a CDS encoding amidohydrolase codes for MSESIRDRLVAVRRDLHRHPEPAWCEFATTARLVEELRALDVDDLAVGPDAYDPADRMAVPDDAELDPWFERARTRGVDEALLDRMAGGNTGAVAILDRGEGPAIGLRVDIDGLFIEESTDPDHAPAAEEFRSEIDGTMHACGHDAHMTWGLAVLEAISESDFSGRLVVFFQPAEETSGGGCPMANSDYTADLDYLLAVHVGLDHPTGEVVAGIEKPLAMCHVDATIEGTSAHAGKAPNEGDNAIHALGTAIENAYGIPRHADGMTRVNIGRVEAGTTSNVIAEHATLKAEARGETTELMEYAKSRLRRVIRNAAELHGCRAEVEIESESPRADSDPELQRLVAEVARGVAGVDTVLPSADFGASEDATFLMERVQENGGLASYMIVGTDHPTSHHTPTFDVDERSLEIGVSVLTESILALTERRP; via the coding sequence ATGAGCGAATCGATTCGCGATCGGCTCGTCGCCGTCCGACGCGACCTGCACCGCCATCCGGAGCCCGCGTGGTGCGAATTCGCCACCACCGCGCGCCTCGTCGAAGAACTCCGCGCGCTCGACGTCGACGATCTCGCCGTCGGTCCCGACGCCTACGACCCCGCCGATCGGATGGCCGTTCCCGACGACGCAGAACTGGACCCCTGGTTCGAGCGCGCCCGAACGCGGGGCGTCGACGAGGCGCTGCTCGATCGGATGGCGGGCGGAAACACGGGCGCAGTCGCCATCCTCGACCGCGGCGAGGGGCCCGCGATCGGACTGCGGGTCGACATCGACGGCCTGTTCATCGAGGAGTCGACCGATCCGGACCACGCGCCGGCCGCCGAGGAGTTCCGCTCGGAGATCGACGGCACGATGCACGCCTGCGGTCACGACGCCCACATGACCTGGGGACTGGCCGTTCTCGAAGCGATCTCGGAGAGCGACTTTTCGGGTCGACTTGTCGTCTTCTTCCAGCCCGCCGAGGAGACCAGCGGCGGCGGTTGTCCGATGGCGAACAGCGACTACACCGCCGATCTCGACTACCTGCTGGCGGTCCACGTCGGCCTCGACCACCCCACGGGCGAGGTCGTCGCCGGCATCGAGAAGCCGCTCGCGATGTGCCACGTCGACGCGACGATCGAGGGGACCTCCGCGCACGCGGGGAAGGCGCCCAACGAGGGCGACAACGCGATCCACGCGCTCGGAACGGCGATCGAGAACGCGTACGGCATCCCGCGTCACGCCGACGGGATGACCCGGGTGAACATCGGTCGGGTCGAGGCGGGAACGACGAGCAACGTCATCGCCGAGCACGCCACCCTCAAGGCGGAGGCCCGCGGCGAGACGACGGAACTCATGGAGTACGCGAAGTCGCGACTCCGCCGCGTCATCCGCAACGCCGCGGAGCTCCACGGCTGCCGCGCGGAGGTCGAAATCGAGAGCGAGTCGCCGCGGGCCGACAGCGATCCCGAACTGCAGCGCCTCGTCGCCGAGGTTGCTCGCGGCGTCGCGGGCGTCGACACCGTGCTGCCGAGCGCGGACTTCGGCGCCAGCGAGGACGCCACCTTCCTGATGGAACGGGTCCAGGAGAACGGGGGGCTCGCGTCGTACATGATCGTCGGCACCGACCACCCGACGAGCCACCACACGCCGACGTTCGATGTCGACGAACGGAGCCTGGAGATCGGCGTCTCGGTGCTCACGGAGTCGATCCTCGCGCTCACGGAGCGTCGGCCATGA